In the genome of Sinorhizobium chiapasense, the window TCCGCAACACGCTCTGGTGGACCGGCGCTTCCGTACTGTTGCAGTTCACCTTCGGACTGATCCTCGCCCTCCTGCTCGACAAACCGTTTAGCGGCCGCGCAATTGCCCAGGCTCTCGTTTTCCTGCCCTGGGCCGTCCCGAGCTTCCTCGCCGGTCTCAACTGGGCCTGGCTCTTCAACCCCGTCGTCGGTCCGTTGCCGCATTGGCTCTACGGGCTCGGGCTCATGAGCCAGCCGGCAAATATCCTGTCCGATCCGCAGCTTGCCATGTGGGGGCCGATCGTCGCCAATATCTGGTGGGGTATCCCCTTCTTCGCCATTACGCTGCTTGCCGCGCTGCAGGCGATCCCGCGCGATCTTTACGAGGCCGCCAGCATCGACGGAGCGGGGCCTGCCCAGCGCTTCCTCTCGATTACCCTTCCCTTCCTCGCCCCGACGATCGCGATCACCATTCTCCTGCGCACGGTCTGGATCTCAAATTTCGCCGACCTCATCATCGTCATGACCAATGGCGGACCGGCCGACCGCACGCAGATCGTCGCCAGCTACATCTTCACCCAGGCCTTCAAGCGGCTCGATTTCGGCTATGCCTCGGCGATCGCGCTCGTGCTCCTCGCGCTGCTGCTCGCCTATTCGCTGCTGATCGTCATCCTGAGACAGTGGCTGCTCAGCAAGGATTGAGACCGATGCGCGCCAAACCAGCCTTCCTCACCATCGCGCACCGCCTGGCGATCCTCGCCTACATCGCCTTTGCGCTCTTCCCGCTCTTCTGGCTGCTCAAGGTTGCGGTCACGCCGAACGATCTGCTCTACACCGAGGGTGTTCGCCTCTGGCCGTCGCGGGCGAGTTTCGAGCATTTCGACTTCGTGCTCCGGCACAGCGCTTTTCCGGTCTTCTTCCGCAACAGCCTGATCGTTTCGGGCTCAACCGCGGTGATCGTTACGGTCCTTTCTTCACTCTCCGGCTACGCGCTGTCGCGTTTCGGGTTCCGCGGCAAGTACTGGCTGGTGACCTTGATGCTGCTCACCCAGATGTTCCCGCTGGTGATGCTGGTCGCGCCGATCTTCAAGATCCTCTCGCCAATGGGGCTCACCAACAGCCTGACGGGCCTCGTCATCGTCTACACGGCGTTCAACGTGCCCTTCGCCACCTTCCTGATGGAGTCCTTCTTCGACGGCATTCCGAAGGATCTGGAAGAAGCGGCGATGATCGACGGTGCCACGCAGTTCGTCGCCTTCCGCCAGATCATCCTACCGCTGACGCTGCCCGGCATCGCCGCGACGCTCGGTTTCGTCTTCACCGCCGCCTGGAGCGAGCTGCTCTTTTCGCTGATGCTGATCTCCGGCAACGAGCAGGCGACCTTCCCGGTCGGGCTCCTGTCCTTCGTGTCGAAATTTTCGGTCGATTTCGGGCAGATGATGGCGGCCGGCGTGCTGGCTTTGATCCCGGCCTGCCTCTTCTTCCTGTTCATTCAACGTTATCTCGTCCAGGGCCTCACGGCCGGCGCGGTCAAAGGCTGATTACCCATGGCTTCCATCGATATCGCCAATATCCAGAAATCCTACGGCATCCATCCGGTGCTGCACGATGTCGACCTCAAGATCAAGGACGGTGAGTTCGTCGTGCTCGTCGGCCCGTCGGGCTGCGGCAAGTCCACCCTTCTGCGCATGATCGCCGGGCTCGAAAGCGTGACGGCCGGCGAGATTCGCATCGCCGGCAAGCGCGTCAACGAACTCGCGCCGAAGGACCGCGACATCGCCATGGTGTTCCAGTCCTATGCGCTCTATCCGCACATGTCGGTCGAGAAGAACATGAGCTACAGCCTGCGGCTGCGCAAGACGGCCAAGGACAGGATCACCACCGTCGTTTCCGGCGCCGCCACCAAGCTTGGTCTCGAACCCCTGCTGGAGCGCCGC includes:
- a CDS encoding carbohydrate ABC transporter permease, with product MAYAARHDGLHAIRPPLMKRIADASAPYLYSAPALILIVAVMLVPLVLGVSYAFRDIQLLNPFSSAFVGLDHFRALSQDQAFFRALRNTLWWTGASVLLQFTFGLILALLLDKPFSGRAIAQALVFLPWAVPSFLAGLNWAWLFNPVVGPLPHWLYGLGLMSQPANILSDPQLAMWGPIVANIWWGIPFFAITLLAALQAIPRDLYEAASIDGAGPAQRFLSITLPFLAPTIAITILLRTVWISNFADLIIVMTNGGPADRTQIVASYIFTQAFKRLDFGYASAIALVLLALLLAYSLLIVILRQWLLSKD
- a CDS encoding carbohydrate ABC transporter permease, translated to MRAKPAFLTIAHRLAILAYIAFALFPLFWLLKVAVTPNDLLYTEGVRLWPSRASFEHFDFVLRHSAFPVFFRNSLIVSGSTAVIVTVLSSLSGYALSRFGFRGKYWLVTLMLLTQMFPLVMLVAPIFKILSPMGLTNSLTGLVIVYTAFNVPFATFLMESFFDGIPKDLEEAAMIDGATQFVAFRQIILPLTLPGIAATLGFVFTAAWSELLFSLMLISGNEQATFPVGLLSFVSKFSVDFGQMMAAGVLALIPACLFFLFIQRYLVQGLTAGAVKG